A single region of the Equus przewalskii isolate Varuska chromosome 26, EquPr2, whole genome shotgun sequence genome encodes:
- the RGP1 gene encoding RAB6A-GEF complex partner protein 2, which translates to MIEVVAELSRGPVFLAGEALECVVTVTNPLPPTATSASSEALAWASAQIHCQFHASESRVALPPPDSSQPDVQPESQTVFLPHRGERGQCILSTPPKILFCDLRLDPGESKSYSYSEVLPIEGPPSFRGQSVKYVYKLTIGCQRVNSPITLLRVPLRVLVLTGFQDTRFPQDEAVAPSSPFLEEDEGGKKDSWLAELAGERLMAATSCRSLHLYNISDGRGKIGTFGIFKSVYRLGEDVVGTLNLGEGTVACLQFSVSLQTEERVQPEYQRRRGAGGAPSVSHVTHARHQESCLHTTRTSFSLPIPLSSTPGFCTAIVSLKWRLHFEFVTSREPGLVLLPPMEQPEPVTWTGPEQVPVDTFSWDLPIKVLPTSPTLASYAAPGPSTSTITI; encoded by the exons ATGATTGAAGTGGTAGCAGAACTGAGCCGGGGTCCAGTGTTTCTGGCGGGGGAGGCTCTGGAGTGTGTGGTGACCGTTACCAatcccctgccccccacagccACTTCCGCATCCAG TGAGGCTCTGGCCTGGGCCAGTGCCCAAATCCACTGCCAGTTCCATGCCAGTGAGAGTCGAGTAGCACTGCCTCCTCCTGACTCCAGTCAGCCAGATGTTCAGCCTGAGAGCCAGACTGTCTTTCTACCACACCGAG GTGAGAGGGGTCAGTGTATCCTTTCCACTCCACCAAAAATCCTATTCTGTGACCTGAGGCTAGACCCTGGAGAGTCCAAATCAT ACTCCTACAGTGAAGTGCTGCCCATAGAGGGACCACCCTCCTTTCGGGGTCAGTCAGTCAAGTATGTCTACAAATTGACCATTGGCTGCCAGCGTGTCAACTCACCCATCACTTTACTCAGGGTCCCTCTGAGGGTTCTTGTGCTGACCG GCTTTCAAGATACCCGGTTTCCTCAGGATGAGGCTGTAGCTCCATCCAGTCCATTCTTGGAGGAGGATGAAGGTGGGAAGAAGGATTCATGGCTCGCTGAGCTGGCCGGGGAGCGCCTCATGGCTGCCACATCCTGCCGCAGCCTCC ATCTATACAATATCAGTGATGGCCGAGGAAAAATTGGGACATTTGGCATCTTCAAATCTGTATACAGACTCGGCGAGGACGTGGTGGGGACTTTAAACTTAGGGGAAGGAACTGTAGCTTGTTTGCag TTTTCGGTAAGCTTACAGACTGAGGAACGTGTGCAGCCCGAGTATCAGCGGCGTCGCGGGGCAGGTGGTGCCCCCTCTGTGTCCCATGTGACTCATGCCCGGCACCAGGAGTCCTGCCTGCATACCACCCGAACCAgcttctccctccccatccctctcaGCTCCACTCCAGGCTTCTGCACAGCCATTG TATCCCTGAAGTGGCGGTTGCATTTTGAATTTGTAACATCTCGAGAACCAGGTTTGGTGCTCCTACCTCCCATGGAACAGCCCGAGCCTGTCACTTGGACAGGGCCTGAGCAAGTGCCCGTAGACACCTTCAGCTGGGACCTGCCCATCAAGGTGCTGCCTACAAGCCCTACCCTGGCCTCATATGCGGCCCCAGGCCCCAGTACCAGCACCATAACCATCTGA
- the MSMP gene encoding prostate-associated microseminoprotein produces MALRMPRTGQAKGILGGWGIICLVISLLLQHPGVHSKCYFQAQAPCHHEGKYFTLGESWLRKDCFHCTCLHPIGVGCCDTSQHPIDFPAGCEVHQEAGTCQFSLVQKSDPRLPCKGGRPNLEWGSANTPVPGAPAPHSS; encoded by the exons ATGGCCCTAAGGATGCCCCGGACCGGACAGGCTAAGGGGatcctgggaggctgggggatCATCTGCTTGGTGATATCTCTGCTCCTccagcacccaggagtccacagCAAGTGCTACTTCCAAGCTCAAG CCCCCTGCCACCATGAGGGGAAGTATTTTACCCTGGGTGAGTCTTGGCTCCGCAAGGACTGCTTCCACTGCACCTGTCTGCATCCCATCGGTGTGGGCTGCTGTGACAC GTCCCAGCATCCCATTGACTTCCCGGCTGGGTGTGAGGTACACCAGGAGGCCGGCACCTGCCAATTCTCCCTGGTGCAAAAATCTGACCCTCGGCTGCCCTGCAAAGGGGGAAGGCCCAACCTAGAGTGGGGCTCAGCTAACACCCCTGTTCCTGGGGCTCCTGCTCCCCACTCCAGCTAA